Sequence from the Fusarium oxysporum Fo47 chromosome VI, complete sequence genome:
GATAGATTCCTCGTCCCCTTCGCCCTCAGGATCGCTGACTGATGCATCGGTGGCGCATTTCTGAAGAAGGTCGCGACAGCCGCCTTCAGCAGAGAACTTATCGAGGTTGAACTTGGCGTCGCTAGTAGACAAAGCTTTATAGCCATATGTGTTGTCACTGGCAAATATTGGATAGTACGGTACTTGAGTTTCCATATCAACGCAACCATTGACGATGCCGAGAGAACTGAGATGGACATCAATGGTTGAATTGCGTGGTAGCTCCCCACTCTCTCGGCGAGCGTTTTGCTGTACAAAGGTTTCCGCGAAGATAGGACCGTAGCGACCACCATAACTTTCGGAAAAGAGGTTAATGCCGAGTGAGCTGTTGCGAGAACGCGAGGCAGGCTGGTATTGTGGGAACGTGGTCAAGAAGCCCTGGACCATATGCCAAACGGCCATAGCAGCGGTTTCAGTAGTATTGGCAGTAAAATTTCCATTGTTGGAACTGAAAGTGCCATTGCGAACAAGCCATTCTGGAAGCTCCGGGTAGGACACTGGAGGCTCAGTAACATTTTCACTGAGAAAGTTTATTGTGCCGTCGGTAGGCGTATCGTATGAAAAGCCGACTTGGTTGGGCTAGAAAAGTGCATGTGAGCTCCTGTGAGTCGGCGATAATACTCGAGGTTTACCTACCTGATCGATGAAGAGCATGTTAGAGGCTCGATCCCAGCCCCATTCTCGTACAAGCGTTTCATATTCATTTAATCCTTTTTCGACAACTTCACAAGGCCCGTTGCCGGTGAAGAAACCATAGAGTGAGCTGGATCCTGGTCCTCCATTGAGCCAGATAGTGAGACTGTCAGTTCGCTCACGAGCCTCAACAAACCAAAAGAAGAGATTGGTTGGATAATCCCCGGGAATCGACACCCAACCCGTGTACTGCTTTTGAGAGTCGAATGCTGTAGAACAGACGCCTTCGGGAGTTTTATAAGAGACAGTCACATCCCGATTTGCTGGTGAGCGGACGACTGTGAGGTTACGCGCCTTAGCATCAGAGCTAGGGATGAATTGTGAGAAGGATAGAGAGATCAAGGTAGAAACAACAAAAAATCGTATATAAAGAGGTGAATAAAAGAAGTGATGAACCGCCATAATGGCGGATGAAGAGGTGAGGTCTCGTAGCAATGCAATGGTCAGGTATTTCAAGAGTGGTGAGAGGGTACGGTAGGAGTCGTCGTCATCCAACAAATAATCAAACCCATAGCAAGACAATAAAGGGCGAGACAAGACACCAGCGAGCGATTGAGACAAGACTTGCCGAGACAAAACAAAAAGACAGGCTGATCTGGAAATAAACGACAGATAGACAATGAAATAGGAACACTAGAATAGTTGTCAACGAACGACAGTCATCATTAGAAATGGTACCTTCAATTTGATGTAGCtaggagaaagaggaaaaggccGATCAATCCAGGAGGAGCCCAGGTCAAGTGGGTTCTGACGGGAGTGGAGGAACCGTTGCAGCTGTAGTTACGGGGCAGCCACTGACTCCTCGTTTCTGCTGCCATGAACCCGGTCTTGCACTGTATCGAAGGTCGATCATAGGGCGTTTTGGACTCTGTCAGCCCTCTTAATTAACGGAATCTGCCCTGGCGCTGTCGGCTAAGGCATTGGATCTTAGTGGACGGGGATGTCTCGggtggctggctggctgtAAAGTACATCGTAATTGCCCGGTCACGAATATCGAAACATGTGAATACCTTCCTAGGTAATGGACGTCTTCTAGATTCGATTCGCTGTTGCTCGAAGCAAATACACCCGATAGATAATGTTGAACGTGAGGCACTGTTTGTTCTGTATGAGTTGTTGTGCAACACGAAAACCTGTTACGCCAAGGATCATATACCCAGTAAGCTGTAAATCCTTATTAGTGCTAGGATGATATAGGAGCGTG
This genomic interval carries:
- a CDS encoding Alpha/Beta hydrolase protein; its protein translation is MAVHHFFYSPLYIRFFVVSTLISLSFSQFIPSSDAKARNLTVVRSPANRDVTVSYKTPEGVCSTAFDSQKQYTGWVSIPGDYPTNLFFWFVEARERTDSLTIWLNGGPGSSSLYGFFTGNGPCEVVEKGLNEYETLVREWGWDRASNMLFIDQPNQVGFSYDTPTDGTINFLSENVTEPPVSYPELPEWLVRNGTFSSNNGNFTANTTETAAMAVWHMVQGFLTTFPQYQPASRSRNSSLGINLFSESYGGRYGPIFAETFVQQNARRESGELPRNSTIDVHLSSLGIVNGCVDMETQVPYYPIFASDNTYGYKALSTSDAKFNLDKFSAEGGCRDLLQKCATDASVSDPEGEGDEESINEICFEAESSCNVIQNAYSSSGRGYYDLAAPLADPFPPMTFLEYLNQDSVQQAIGSPINFTMTNRNVNLEFQSTGDQARGGNIARLASLLNSGVRIALIYGDRDYICNWLGGEAVSQSLASEAGGEYSIRFPDAGYAPIIVNDSYIGGVVRQFGNLSFSRVYQAGHAVPAYQPETAFQVFARIILGTSISTGMDIDASTYNTTGDANATHTEDLPKQLNPTCYVRNFQGSCDSGAEELVKDDKGIVVNGILYTSKEDWPLQAETTETPTTSTSDPSSTSDMTGVYTATETPDAAAWNPPNSGLVVAIAGILVLQVVA